The Bacillus sp. Y1 genome includes the window ATAGCGACAGCCCAAACAAATACGATATTTGGATTTTTGTTATCAATTGGACTATTTTTAGGGCATTTCTTAAACAATTAGACAAAAGAGGAGACCAAAATTGGTCTCCTCTTTATTATTACCTTACTTTGCCTTTTACAGGAGAGATACTCCAAATGTCATCCGCATACTGCTGTATGGTTCGGTCACTTGAGAAAAAACCTGAATTGGCTATATTTGCTAAACTCATCTTTAACCATTTATTTTGATCAGTATAGGCCTTCCCTACTTCTCTTTGGGCTTCCACATAAGATGAGAAATCACGCAAAACAAAGTACTGGTCATTTTCCATTAATAACGAATCATGGATCGGCTCAAACTCATTATCAAGATCACCAAAATATCCGTTCGTTAACTGATCTACAACCTGGCGAATACGTTTATCATGGTGATAATAGTCGACAGACGTATAGCCACCATACTGGTAATAATTCATTACTTCTTCCGCTGTTAATCCAAAAATAAATATATTGTCATCGCCAACATGTTCCTTGATCTCAATGTTAGCTCCATCAAGCGTACCTAGGGTAATCGCACCATTCATCATGAACTTCATATTACCTGTTCCCGAGGCTTCTTTACTAGCAGTCGAAATTTGTTCACTCACATCTGATGCAGGAAAGATTTCTTCAGCTAATGATACACGGTAGTTTTCAAGAAACACTACTTTCAATTGATCAGATACCGTTTTATCATTATTTATTTTTTCTGCAATGGTGTTAATGAGTTTAATAATCTTCTTTGCATAGTAATAACCTGGTGATGCTTTCGCTCCAAACAAGAATGTTCTTGGATACATATGAAAGCTTGAATCTTCTTTTAAACGATTATACAAATACATAATATGAAGAACATTTAAGAGTTGTCGTTTATAAGCATGCAATCTCTTTACTTGAACATCAAATATAGATAGTGGATCAACGACAATACCTGTCTTTGCTTTAATTTTTTCTGCAAGTGATTTCTTATTATTCAGCTTGATCTCATTCAACTGCTCTAAAAATGCAGAATCTTGTTGGAAAAACTGAAGCTCTTTTAAATGCTCCGGGTGATTGATCCACTTCGTACCAATTCCCTCATTGATCAAATTCGTCAGTTTTGGATTGGATTTAATCAGCCAACGTCTATGGGTAATCCCATTTGTTTTATTATTAAACTTCTCAGGAAATACTTGGTAAAATTGGTTCATCTCTCTTTGTTTTAAAATTTCCGTATGAATGGCTGCCACTCCATTCACACTGTATGAACCAACAATCGCCAAATGAGCCATCTTTACTTGGTCATGAGCAATGATTGCCATATCCTCGATTTTCCGCCAATCTCCTGGATACTGCTTCCATAGGTCTTGGCAAAATCTCTCGTTTATTTCATTTACAATCATAAATATTCTTGGGAGCAACGGTTGAAAAATACGAACCGGCCATTTTTCTAAAGCTTCTGCTAAGGTTGTATGATTCGTATATGAAATGGTATTCGTAGTAATATGCCAAGCTTCTTCCCAGCTCATCCCTTCCTCATCAATTAGTACCCTCATTAATTCGGGGATGGCTAACACAGGATGCGTATCATTTATATGAAGACCCACATATTTATGAAAATCTATTAAACTAGCATGTTGTTTTCGATAAGATCTCACAATCGAACGAATGCTTGCAGAGACAAGGAAATACTGCTGCTTTAAACGTAAAATCTTTCCTTCATCATGGGTATCATCGGGATATAAAAACTCTGAGATAAGCTCCGTATCGCGCTTATATTTCATAATATCTCGATTCATTGGGTACGGCGTCGTTTCGGCACTCCATAGACGCAACGTGTTAACAGTATCCGTTTGATAACCTACCACTGGAAGGTCATAGGGTACGGCCATCACCGTTTCCGCTTCAAGATGACGAAATTCTAGCTTTCCATTATTATTTATCGCTTCGACCCTTCCCCAGAAAGGAACATCTACTGCTAGATCGGCTTTCCTTACTTCCCACACATGACCATGACGAAGCCATTGCTCGGGTAATTCTACTTGATATCCATCTACGATTTTCTGCTCAAATAAGCCATGTTTATAGCGAATACCACATCCATGACCCGGAAGATCTAGAGTAGCAAGGGAATCCATGAAGCAGGCTGCGAGACGTCCTAAGCCGCCATTACCAAGTGCTGCATCTGCTTCCATTTCCTCTAAGTCACTAAGTTCAATGCCTAGCTCCTTTAATCCCTCTTCCACTATATGATCAATTCCTAAGTTAAGGAGGTTATGCCTTAAAAGCTTTCCAAGCAGAAATTCAATTGATAAGTAATAAATTTGTTTTTCTTTCTCAGCTCGATAACTTTCATTTGTCTTGATCCAGTTTGAGCTTACATATTCACGGATCATAATTCCTAAAGTATGATAGTGATCTCTCTTCGTACTTTCTTGAAAGCTTTTTCCACAAGTCATTTCGAGACGTTGTAAAAACGTTTCCGTGAACATTTCTTTATTAGAAAACATGAGTTTCACTCCTGGATATAAGTTCAGCATATAATTGATTGTACTTAAACGCAGACTGTGCCCAGCTGTTATCAATACTCATTGTATGCTTAACAAGATTATTCCAAACCCTATCATTTTCGTAAAAATGGATGGCACGTTTAATGGTATACAACATATCATGCGCATTAAAATTCTTGAAGGAGAAACCATTCCCTTCTCCTGAGAATTCATCATATGCCGTTACCGTGTCATTTAGACCCCCTGTTTCTCGAACGATAGGCAGAGTGCCATATCTCATCGCAATCATTTGGCCTAACCCACATGGTTCAAATTTTGAAGGCATGAGAAAAAGATCAGCACCCGCATAAATTTGATGAGCTAGACCTTCATCAAAACCAATATATGCTTTAAATCGATCTGGATACTCCCGCTCCATGTCTCGAAAGAAATTTTCAAACTCGTCATCCCCCGTTCCAAGAATGAGGAATTGAATCGGCTCTGCCATAATTTCATTAAACACATGTTTAACAAGCTCTAATCCTTTTTGTTTTGTTAAACGTGTGACCATAACCATTAATGGAATTTGTGAAGCCTGTGGCAAGCCAAATCGTTCTTGAATGGCCTTTTTATTTACTAGCTTATGGTTACGATGATTTGCATCGTAAGTTTTCACAAGAAACGAATCCTTCTCTGGATTATAAAATTCATCATCAATTCCATTTAGAATTCCTTCTAGATCACTTACACGACTTCTTAACAATCCATCCAGCTTTTCTCCATAGTACTCCGTTTGTATTTCGTCCATATATGTTGGACTAACGGTAGTAATTCGATCAGACGCAATAAGTGCTGCTTTCATAAAATTTATATTTCCATAAAACTCAAGCTGATCGGTATTAAAATATGAATCATCTAAATCAAATAAATCCTTTAAAGCATCCTTAGGCATAATACCTTGGAATCCAAGATTATGAATGGTAAATACCGTTCGCATAAAACCATAGCCGTTTTTCTTTTGATACTCTGTTTTTAGCAAGAAAGGAATCATTCCAGTATGCCAATCATGGCAATGAATCACATCTGGATAGTAATCTAACATCCGAATCGCTTCTAGTACGGCTCGGTTAAAAAAGGCAAACCGTTCACCATCGTCAAAATACCCGTACAGAGAATCTCTCTTAAAATAGTATTCATTATCTATAAAATAATAAGTGATTCCATCGTGTATATACTCTTCAATACCACAAAATTGGTCTCTCCAACCAACACTCACAATAAACTCATGTTTTTTTGTCATCTTTTCACGTATTGCTTGAGGAATGGTACCGTATTTCGGCATCATTACTCTTACATCAGTACCAAGTCTTTTCAACTCTTTTGGTAAAGATCCTGCTACATCTGCTAACCCTCCGGACTTAACGAAAGGTACACATTCCGAAACTGCGAATAAAACTTTCACGAATTCATCAACGCCCCTTGTATTGTTCCTTTACGAACCACATATGGTAATTCCTTTGTTCCATACATCATCGTTCCATTATTTACCTTAACATCTTTATCTAAAACTACAGAGTCTAAAACGCAATTTTCACCGATTTGACATTTTTGCATGATGATGCTGTTTTTTATAACAGATCCCTTGCCAATTTTTACAGCACGAGAAATAATGCTATTTTCAACCGTTCCTTCAATTAAGCACCCATTGGCAATTACTGAATTTTTCACCGTAGCTCCTGTAAAATACCTAGTAGGTGGCTCATCCTTTACTTTTGTATATACTGGTTGATTCTTTAAAAATAGTTCCTTCCAAATGGATGGATTTAATAGCTTCATACTTTCATTAAAATACGTAGTCATTGAGTCAATCATAACTGCGTATCCTTTGAAATCATAATGGCATTGACGATATGGACTGTTAATATCTGTCACAACATCTCTCATACAAGTGTATCCTGTTTCCTCTCTTGTCTCGAAAAGTTCTACTAAAAGAGATTTTTTTATTAAAAACATATGAAGAGACCGTCCGTCTTTTCTTACTTCTGTAATATCGCAGCCGCTCTTGATATGCCAATCAAGAATAGGTTCAAAATTCATACTACAGACAGTAAAGCAGTTTGAGATGAGGGCGTACTGTTGGTTACTACGATCAAAGAAATCTTTATTTGCAGCAAAATGATTAAATGAAGTTATTTCTTTTTCTTCTGCAGGGGCAGGAAAAAAGAATAACCCATCACGCTTTCGATTTAAATCCCAATCCTTCCCAGATCCCAAATGATCCATTAAAGAACGATATTGATTCTTTGGAAAAATTGCCACACTCTTTATTCCAGAATTGACCATGTTTGAAAGAATAAAATCTATTAATCGATAACGTCCTCCAAATGGTACTGCAGCTAATGAACGATGTTGGATTAGATCCTCTAATCCTTTTTGATATGTTGTTGCATCAATTACTCCAAGCAGCTTTCTATCCATCTTACCCCTCATCTCCTCTGTTATTTGTTCTCTTTTCTCTGTATTTTAAAGGGATTGAAGCATATCCTCTGTTACTAACACAATATCATCATCCGCATCTGGCAAAGCACGAATAATTGTTCCATCTGGTATAACCATTTCTGACGGGACAATTGCCTTTTCAATAAACACATTTTTTCCAATCACTGCATCAGGCATGATAACTGATTCTTTAATAAGAGCTCCTTTTTCAACCTTTACTCCTTGAAAAAGAACCGACTTCTCAACCTCTCCTTCAATCACACAACCCTCGTTGATAAGTGAATCAACGACGAGTGCGTCATTTGATATAAACTGTGGTGGTTGATTTGGGTTAACTGAATAAATTCTCCAAGTGTAATCAAATAAATCCAATCCACACGTATCATCTAGGAGGTCCATATTTGCTTCCCAAAGACTACGTACAGTCCCAACGTCCTTCCAATAACCACTAAACGGATAAGCAAATAATTTCTTCTGGTCTGATAGTAAAGTCGGTAGAATATCCTTACCGAAATCATGACTTGAGTCTGGAAGATCAGCATCCTTTTCCAAATATTCTTTTAGGACAGACCATTTAAAAATGTATATCCCCATAGAGGCAAGATTATTTTTCGGATTCGCAGGTTTTTCATCAAATTCGACAACCTTCATATCGCTATCAGTATTTAAAATACCAAATCGACTCGCTTCATTCCAAGGCACTTCAATGACTGAGATTGTAGCATCAGCACCTCTAGCAATATGGAAATCTAGCATTAACTCATAGTTCATTTTGTAAATATGGTCTCCAGATAGAATAAGTACGTATTCCGGATCATATTGAACTAAATAGTTTAAATTTTGATAGATGGCACAAGCGGTACCTGTATACCATCTCATCTCCTTGGACTCACTATAAGGTGGAAGAACAGTCACACCACCATTTTTTCGATCCAAGTCCCATGCACTTCCAATTCCAATATACGAGTTTAACACTAGTGGTTGATACTGAGTAAGAACACCCACCGTATCAATTCCTGAGTTCGTACAATTGCTCAAGGTAAAGTCAATGATTCGGTACTTCCCTCCAAACGGTACAGCTGGTTTTGCTAAATTTGAAGTCAAGGAATGTAACCTACTTCCTTGCCCTCCTGCTAACAGCATAGCTACGCACTTCTTCTTTGCCATTTCCTTTTCTCTCCTTTCGATGTTTAACGGGACGCAATATAGAAACCCCAAATGGAGGTATCCTCATCATGATGTGATGCTCTCTTCCATGAAAATTTTCATCAATCGTTTCTATTGGCTTTTTATTTATTACACCGGATCCTCCAAAATCAGCCGCATCTGTATTTAATATTTCTCGATACGTTCCCTCTTTTGGAACACCGATTTTATAATCTTCATACGTCTTTTCTGTAAAATTACACACAATGACCAATGGTTCTCCATCTTCCCCTTTTCTAACAAAAGAGAAAATCGATTGATCACGGTTATTTACATCAATCCATTCAAATCCTTCATGTAAATGATCAAGTTCATATAAAGGTTTATTTCGCTTATACACCTTGATCAATTCTTTAACAAACTGATTCATTTTCCCATGCATCTCATAATCTAATAAATGCCAATCCAGTTCTTCTTCATCTTTCCATTCAGAGAACTGACCTAGCTCAAATCCCATGAATAGAAGTTTTTTTCCTGGGTGTCCAAACATATATGCTAATAAAAGCCTTAATTGTGCAAATTTCTGCCAATAATCTCCTGGCATTTTATCAAGTAATGATTTCTTTCCATGAACGACTTCGTCATGCGAAAATGGAAGGACATAATTCTCCGAAAATGCATACAGAAGGGAGAAGCTGACTTTATCGTGAAATTGTGAGCGTTCATTTGAACTTTTTTCCATATAGGAAAGCATGTCGTTCATCCAGCCCATATTCCATTTGTAGTTAAAACCTAATCCACCGTAGTGAGTTGGGGAAGTTACCTGTGGCCAATCAGTAGAGTCTTCAGCAATCATCAAAAGCTGTGAATCATATTGATATACAATTTGATTTAACTTCTTTAAAAATCCAATACCAAACTCATTTACTCTTTGACCATCTGAATTAGGCCAATAAATGATATTTGAAACCGCATCTACGCGAAATCCGTCCACATGAAAGTATTCCATCCAAAACAATGCATTAGAAATTAAGAAACTCTGTACCTCTGTTTTACTTAAGTTAAAATTGGCAGTCCCCCAAGTAAAATTTTCACGATCAACTTCTGTTTCATATTCATAAACCCAAGATCCATCAAATCGATGTAACCCATGTGCGTCCTTACAGAAATGACCTGGAACCCAATCCATAATTACACCAATATGATTTTGATGACATTGATCAATAAAATACATCAGATCATGAGGTGTTCCGTAACGACTAGTAACGGAAAAATACCCTGTTCCTTGGTAACCCCAAGAAATATCTAGAGGATGTTCCACTAGTGGCAATAGTTCTATATGAGTAAATCCATGTTCAATTACGTAAGGAATAACCTCATCTGCTAATTCACGATACGTTAAAAAGCTACCGTCCTCTTTCTTTTTCCATGATCCAACATGCATCTCATAAATAACAGTAGGACTTGAATACACTTTGTTTTTCTCTTTTTTCTGAAGCCATTTATGATCGTTCCATTGGTAACCATCTAAGGAGTAACATATGGAAGCTGTTTTTGGCCGTTCTTCAGAGAAAAAGGCATAGGGATCAGATTTCAATAAAACTT containing:
- a CDS encoding glycogen/starch/alpha-glucan phosphorylase, coding for MFSNKEMFTETFLQRLEMTCGKSFQESTKRDHYHTLGIMIREYVSSNWIKTNESYRAEKEKQIYYLSIEFLLGKLLRHNLLNLGIDHIVEEGLKELGIELSDLEEMEADAALGNGGLGRLAACFMDSLATLDLPGHGCGIRYKHGLFEQKIVDGYQVELPEQWLRHGHVWEVRKADLAVDVPFWGRVEAINNNGKLEFRHLEAETVMAVPYDLPVVGYQTDTVNTLRLWSAETTPYPMNRDIMKYKRDTELISEFLYPDDTHDEGKILRLKQQYFLVSASIRSIVRSYRKQHASLIDFHKYVGLHINDTHPVLAIPELMRVLIDEEGMSWEEAWHITTNTISYTNHTTLAEALEKWPVRIFQPLLPRIFMIVNEINERFCQDLWKQYPGDWRKIEDMAIIAHDQVKMAHLAIVGSYSVNGVAAIHTEILKQREMNQFYQVFPEKFNNKTNGITHRRWLIKSNPKLTNLINEGIGTKWINHPEHLKELQFFQQDSAFLEQLNEIKLNNKKSLAEKIKAKTGIVVDPLSIFDVQVKRLHAYKRQLLNVLHIMYLYNRLKEDSSFHMYPRTFLFGAKASPGYYYAKKIIKLINTIAEKINNDKTVSDQLKVVFLENYRVSLAEEIFPASDVSEQISTASKEASGTGNMKFMMNGAITLGTLDGANIEIKEHVGDDNIFIFGLTAEEVMNYYQYGGYTSVDYYHHDKRIRQVVDQLTNGYFGDLDNEFEPIHDSLLMENDQYFVLRDFSSYVEAQREVGKAYTDQNKWLKMSLANIANSGFFSSDRTIQQYADDIWSISPVKGKVR
- the glgA gene encoding glycogen synthase GlgA encodes the protein MKVLFAVSECVPFVKSGGLADVAGSLPKELKRLGTDVRVMMPKYGTIPQAIREKMTKKHEFIVSVGWRDQFCGIEEYIHDGITYYFIDNEYYFKRDSLYGYFDDGERFAFFNRAVLEAIRMLDYYPDVIHCHDWHTGMIPFLLKTEYQKKNGYGFMRTVFTIHNLGFQGIMPKDALKDLFDLDDSYFNTDQLEFYGNINFMKAALIASDRITTVSPTYMDEIQTEYYGEKLDGLLRSRVSDLEGILNGIDDEFYNPEKDSFLVKTYDANHRNHKLVNKKAIQERFGLPQASQIPLMVMVTRLTKQKGLELVKHVFNEIMAEPIQFLILGTGDDEFENFFRDMEREYPDRFKAYIGFDEGLAHQIYAGADLFLMPSKFEPCGLGQMIAMRYGTLPIVRETGGLNDTVTAYDEFSGEGNGFSFKNFNAHDMLYTIKRAIHFYENDRVWNNLVKHTMSIDNSWAQSAFKYNQLYAELISRSETHVF
- a CDS encoding GlgC family sugar phosphate nucleotidyltransferase, which translates into the protein MDRKLLGVIDATTYQKGLEDLIQHRSLAAVPFGGRYRLIDFILSNMVNSGIKSVAIFPKNQYRSLMDHLGSGKDWDLNRKRDGLFFFPAPAEEKEITSFNHFAANKDFFDRSNQQYALISNCFTVCSMNFEPILDWHIKSGCDITEVRKDGRSLHMFLIKKSLLVELFETREETGYTCMRDVVTDINSPYRQCHYDFKGYAVMIDSMTTYFNESMKLLNPSIWKELFLKNQPVYTKVKDEPPTRYFTGATVKNSVIANGCLIEGTVENSIISRAVKIGKGSVIKNSIIMQKCQIGENCVLDSVVLDKDVKVNNGTMMYGTKELPYVVRKGTIQGALMNS
- a CDS encoding glucose-1-phosphate adenylyltransferase: MAKKKCVAMLLAGGQGSRLHSLTSNLAKPAVPFGGKYRIIDFTLSNCTNSGIDTVGVLTQYQPLVLNSYIGIGSAWDLDRKNGGVTVLPPYSESKEMRWYTGTACAIYQNLNYLVQYDPEYVLILSGDHIYKMNYELMLDFHIARGADATISVIEVPWNEASRFGILNTDSDMKVVEFDEKPANPKNNLASMGIYIFKWSVLKEYLEKDADLPDSSHDFGKDILPTLLSDQKKLFAYPFSGYWKDVGTVRSLWEANMDLLDDTCGLDLFDYTWRIYSVNPNQPPQFISNDALVVDSLINEGCVIEGEVEKSVLFQGVKVEKGALIKESVIMPDAVIGKNVFIEKAIVPSEMVIPDGTIIRALPDADDDIVLVTEDMLQSL
- the glgB gene encoding 1,4-alpha-glucan branching protein GlgB yields the protein MILDLIHPTEYQLHLFHEGNFFECHRLFGAHVLTIDEKKCTRFCVWAPNAKQVSLASNLNNWNGSGYEFKKVNDEGVWMLIVEQDLTGCLYKYEIHTSTGEVLLKSDPYAFFSEERPKTASICYSLDGYQWNDHKWLQKKEKNKVYSSPTVIYEMHVGSWKKKEDGSFLTYRELADEVIPYVIEHGFTHIELLPLVEHPLDISWGYQGTGYFSVTSRYGTPHDLMYFIDQCHQNHIGVIMDWVPGHFCKDAHGLHRFDGSWVYEYETEVDRENFTWGTANFNLSKTEVQSFLISNALFWMEYFHVDGFRVDAVSNIIYWPNSDGQRVNEFGIGFLKKLNQIVYQYDSQLLMIAEDSTDWPQVTSPTHYGGLGFNYKWNMGWMNDMLSYMEKSSNERSQFHDKVSFSLLYAFSENYVLPFSHDEVVHGKKSLLDKMPGDYWQKFAQLRLLLAYMFGHPGKKLLFMGFELGQFSEWKDEEELDWHLLDYEMHGKMNQFVKELIKVYKRNKPLYELDHLHEGFEWIDVNNRDQSIFSFVRKGEDGEPLVIVCNFTEKTYEDYKIGVPKEGTYREILNTDAADFGGSGVINKKPIETIDENFHGREHHIMMRIPPFGVSILRPVKHRKERKGNGKEEVRSYAVSRRARK